A single genomic interval of Spirochaetota bacterium harbors:
- a CDS encoding biopolymer transporter ExbD, whose protein sequence is MRKGSYLKKLRPLSIGSAMADLALLLLIFFMASTTTEPPKGVEVILPKGTTQGAEQDSLYLTISRNGDIYFDGTRVGVENLHDDLAMRQGEKDRPVAITADKNLDYAYISEVLGILQEQDFLNVVFMSEPRETTPPGR, encoded by the coding sequence ATGAGGAAGGGATCGTATTTAAAGAAGCTGCGGCCCCTGTCCATAGGCTCGGCGATGGCCGACCTCGCGCTGCTTTTGCTGATCTTCTTTATGGCTTCCACCACCACCGAACCCCCCAAGGGGGTCGAGGTGATTCTGCCGAAGGGGACCACCCAGGGGGCCGAACAGGACAGCCTGTACCTGACAATTTCGCGTAACGGCGACATCTACTTCGACGGAACACGGGTGGGCGTGGAAAACCTGCACGACGACCTTGCCATGCGCCAGGGCGAGAAGGACCGCCCCGTCGCCATCACGGCCGACAAAAACCTCGACTACGCCTATATATCCGAGGTGCTCGGAATTCTACAAGAGCAGGACTTTCTGAACGTAGTGTTTATGTCGGAACCCCGCGAAACGACGCCGCCGGGACGGTGA
- a CDS encoding energy transducer TonB — protein MKARETILKIWKTFVVWESRHPYGFSFLVSALFMGFLLFSGESLEINSEDLIPMENIQFIDMETVQAPRRIVKKDLSIDKSDTAEDSADAERAVGVSDDPNAVDLAFFPNIAPPRPVGKLEKRYPKIASEMNVEAVINVELLISSNGKVRNVSILGIRLSKALPSEIHAKIAKEFARDAKIILMGAQFSPPVVNGKRVPIRMEMPLKFRLEV, from the coding sequence ATGAAAGCGAGGGAAACGATACTTAAAATATGGAAAACATTCGTGGTCTGGGAATCGAGGCATCCCTATGGATTCTCATTCCTGGTGTCGGCGTTGTTTATGGGGTTCCTCCTTTTCTCCGGCGAATCGCTGGAGATAAACAGCGAAGATCTGATACCGATGGAAAATATTCAGTTCATTGACATGGAAACGGTCCAGGCGCCGCGACGCATCGTGAAGAAAGACCTTTCTATCGATAAAAGCGACACCGCCGAAGACAGCGCCGACGCGGAGCGGGCCGTTGGAGTAAGCGACGACCCGAATGCCGTCGACCTCGCGTTCTTCCCGAACATTGCGCCGCCGCGCCCTGTCGGGAAACTGGAAAAGCGCTATCCAAAGATAGCGAGCGAGATGAACGTCGAGGCCGTCATCAACGTGGAACTCCTGATTTCATCCAATGGGAAAGTGCGGAATGTGAGCATCCTGGGGATCCGGCTTTCGAAGGCCCTGCCCTCCGAAATCCATGCGAAAATCGCCAAGGAGTTCGCCCGCGACGCGAAGATCATCCTTATGGGCGCCCAGTTCAGTCCGCCCGTGGTAAACGGGAAACGGGTGCCGATCAGGATGGAAATGCCGTTGAAATTCAGACTGGAAGTATAG
- the trpS gene encoding tryptophan--tRNA ligase: protein MARILSGIQPSGTLHLGNYFAMMKRMIEFQHEHELFCFIVNYHAMTSVQDGETLRKNTLDAAMDFLALGLDPEKCFFWVQSDVPEVAELTWILGCHTSMGLLERSHSYKDKTARGVTPSCGLFTYPVLMAADILLYQANLIPVGRDQKQHVEITRDIALRFNGTYGGTFVVPEPLIADEIALIPGVDGQKMSKSYGNTIDIFETEKELKKKVMRIVTDSTPVEGPKNPDTCNLFALYRLFASTGKVGELRGRYLKGGTGYGEVKKELFGLIWEYFAPFRNKRERLAGDPAAVIEILAKGAEKTRAVAALTLDDVKKKVGLRYR from the coding sequence ATGGCAAGGATTCTGTCCGGTATACAGCCTTCGGGCACGCTTCATCTGGGCAACTATTTTGCGATGATGAAGCGGATGATCGAATTTCAGCACGAGCACGAGCTGTTCTGTTTTATCGTCAATTATCACGCCATGACGAGCGTGCAGGACGGCGAAACGCTGCGAAAAAACACGCTTGACGCGGCGATGGATTTTCTCGCCCTGGGGCTCGATCCGGAGAAGTGCTTTTTCTGGGTGCAGTCGGACGTCCCCGAGGTGGCCGAGCTCACCTGGATACTCGGCTGCCACACCTCCATGGGGCTCCTCGAGCGCAGCCATTCGTACAAGGACAAGACCGCCCGCGGCGTGACTCCCAGCTGCGGCCTGTTCACCTATCCGGTTCTCATGGCGGCGGACATTTTATTGTACCAGGCAAACCTCATCCCGGTCGGCAGGGACCAGAAACAGCACGTGGAGATAACGCGCGACATCGCCCTTCGATTCAACGGAACCTACGGCGGGACCTTCGTCGTCCCCGAGCCGCTCATCGCCGACGAGATCGCGCTTATACCCGGCGTGGACGGGCAGAAGATGTCCAAGAGCTACGGCAACACCATCGACATCTTCGAGACCGAGAAGGAGCTGAAAAAAAAGGTCATGCGCATCGTGACCGATTCCACACCGGTGGAGGGGCCGAAGAATCCCGACACCTGCAACCTGTTCGCGCTCTATCGGCTCTTCGCCTCCACCGGGAAGGTCGGGGAACTGCGCGGGCGTTACCTCAAGGGAGGCACCGGCTACGGCGAGGTGAAGAAGGAGCTTTTCGGCCTCATCTGGGAATACTTCGCCCCGTTCAGGAATAAGCGCGAGCGGCTGGCCGGCGACCCCGCCGCCGTTATTGAGATACTCGCGAAGGGCGCCGAAAAGACACGCGCCGTCGCGGCGCTCACCCTGGACGACGTGAAGAAGAAGGTGGGGCTCCGGTACCGGTGA
- a CDS encoding histidine kinase dimerization/phospho-acceptor domain-containing protein produces the protein MNFDKHTIELINRLHEGVLVLDEQKNVIVRNRAAETLLGLKIRPRHKINIKNLFQSRNPELYRFLFQAFQSCDNHQDYEIVYHKKSRAVRLLVSTYAHWEGDSPREYFFFIILRDITEVWRLVRREKHLLVQLGRSYMSQMENLRQIAQSVAHEVRNPIVSIGGYTNLMLKKLDAGEERPENFRNFLNIIHSDTERLHRIVDQVEKYSDASEISLRKENIVNLFRQMIEYGKKLSLEHRVTFDAPAINPGEYHIYVDRARLKLGLYNLVRHSILLSRSESRLKARLNFTPFEVDFMLDIRTDMQKEETLFLFNPFYSTSNRELNFDLALTQRIVMQHGGVIRATWKPESILRLHLSIPREKRLDRDRVPAH, from the coding sequence ATGAACTTCGACAAACACACCATCGAGCTCATCAACAGGCTCCACGAGGGGGTGCTGGTCCTGGACGAACAGAAGAACGTGATCGTCCGCAACAGGGCCGCGGAGACCTTGCTCGGACTGAAAATCAGGCCGCGGCACAAAATCAACATCAAGAACCTGTTCCAGTCCAGAAACCCCGAACTGTACCGCTTCCTCTTCCAGGCCTTCCAATCGTGCGACAACCACCAGGACTACGAGATCGTCTATCACAAGAAGAGCCGTGCAGTGCGCCTCCTCGTATCGACTTACGCACACTGGGAAGGAGACTCGCCGCGCGAATACTTTTTTTTCATCATCCTTCGCGATATAACCGAGGTCTGGAGGCTTGTCCGGCGCGAAAAGCACCTGCTGGTTCAGCTTGGCAGGAGCTACATGAGCCAGATGGAAAACCTCCGCCAGATCGCCCAGAGCGTCGCGCACGAGGTTCGCAACCCCATCGTTTCGATCGGCGGCTACACCAACCTGATGCTTAAAAAGCTCGATGCGGGAGAGGAGCGGCCGGAGAATTTCAGAAATTTTCTCAATATAATCCATTCGGACACCGAGCGCCTGCACCGGATCGTCGATCAGGTCGAGAAATACTCGGACGCATCGGAGATATCGCTCCGGAAGGAAAACATCGTAAACCTCTTCAGGCAGATGATCGAGTACGGGAAGAAGCTCTCGCTGGAGCACCGGGTGACGTTTGATGCGCCGGCCATAAACCCGGGCGAATACCATATCTACGTCGACCGGGCCAGGCTGAAACTCGGCCTGTACAACCTCGTGCGCCACTCCATACTGCTGTCGCGCAGCGAAAGCAGGCTGAAGGCCCGCCTCAACTTCACCCCGTTCGAGGTGGATTTCATGCTCGACATACGCACCGACATGCAGAAGGAGGAAACGCTCTTCCTGTTCAATCCCTTCTATTCGACAAGCAACCGCGAGCTCAACTTCGACCTGGCCCTGACGCAGCGCATCGTCATGCAGCACGGCGGGGTGATACGGGCCACCTGGAAACCTGAGAGCATATTGCGCCTGCACCTGTCCATACCGAGGGAGAAGCGCCTGGACCGCGACCGCGTTCCGGCGCACTGA
- a CDS encoding transglutaminase-like domain-containing protein, with protein MNHTDAAYLEPTAILDSDHPRVRAFAAAAINGSSGRIEKAVRLFYAVRDGIRYDPYTPFHLPGHYRASEVIARGRGYCVAKAALLCALGRSAGIPSRIGFADVRNHIATRELIDTLGSNLFVYHGFTEFYLEGKWVRATPAFNRELCERHATAPLEFNGRDDSIFSEYNREDRRFMEYVAYHDTYADVPVGLIIAEWEKEYGAKRVRQWISLHEAAMGGPVRDFDSEEVVKG; from the coding sequence ATGAACCATACAGACGCGGCGTACCTCGAACCCACGGCGATACTCGACAGCGACCATCCCAGAGTGCGCGCCTTCGCCGCGGCGGCCATAAATGGCTCCTCGGGGCGGATTGAGAAGGCCGTGCGGCTGTTCTACGCCGTGCGCGACGGCATCCGCTACGATCCCTATACGCCCTTTCACCTTCCCGGGCATTACCGGGCGAGCGAAGTGATCGCCCGCGGCAGGGGCTACTGCGTGGCCAAGGCGGCCCTTTTATGCGCGTTGGGCCGCTCGGCGGGAATCCCGTCGCGCATCGGATTCGCCGATGTGCGCAACCATATCGCCACCAGGGAGCTCATCGACACGCTCGGCTCGAACCTCTTCGTCTATCACGGCTTCACCGAGTTTTATCTTGAGGGGAAGTGGGTGCGGGCGACGCCGGCGTTCAACCGTGAGCTCTGCGAACGGCACGCCACCGCACCGCTGGAGTTTAACGGGCGTGACGACTCGATATTCTCCGAGTACAACCGCGAGGACAGGCGCTTCATGGAGTATGTCGCCTACCACGATACGTATGCCGACGTGCCCGTCGGCCTCATCATCGCAGAATGGGAAAAGGAGTACGGCGCAAAACGCGTACGGCAGTGGATCTCGCTCCACGAGGCCGCCATGGGCGGCCCCGTGCGCGATTTCGACTCCGAAGAGGTCGTGAAGGGGTAG
- a CDS encoding MotA/TolQ/ExbB proton channel family protein, producing the protein MTRTTRTGIAVIVSLALSTAVPAVFAPAGAREKSAPTHETAKSFEKNTSPEADANSVEKVQADNTIVAGDPTEATESTNLFSTVKQGGPLMIFILLLGLVSMTIIIERMIFFTRFNVWKKERLDEMLRAAKESSPAKFREDMEDDLRNRFQVFANGLERGLALLSGMGNLAPIVGFLGTVIGMISAFAAIAAATTVNAKVVAVGIQVALVTTAGGLIVAAPTLFFYYVFTNAIQNLYTRSEEYIASITGGMPRLSDKIINGDHSS; encoded by the coding sequence ATGACTCGCACAACCCGTACCGGTATCGCAGTTATCGTATCACTGGCGCTGTCTACCGCCGTCCCCGCCGTGTTCGCTCCGGCAGGCGCCCGGGAAAAAAGCGCACCGACGCACGAAACCGCAAAGTCCTTTGAAAAAAATACGTCCCCCGAAGCGGACGCCAATTCCGTCGAGAAGGTGCAGGCGGACAATACCATAGTCGCCGGCGACCCGACGGAAGCGACGGAAAGCACCAACCTATTCTCGACGGTCAAACAGGGCGGCCCGCTTATGATTTTCATACTGCTCCTGGGGCTGGTATCCATGACCATAATAATCGAGCGAATGATATTCTTCACCCGCTTCAACGTATGGAAAAAAGAGCGGCTGGACGAAATGCTCAGGGCCGCGAAGGAAAGCTCGCCGGCGAAATTCCGCGAGGACATGGAAGATGATTTGAGAAACCGTTTTCAGGTCTTCGCCAACGGGCTCGAGCGGGGACTGGCCCTCCTTTCGGGAATGGGAAACCTGGCGCCCATCGTCGGCTTCCTGGGCACCGTCATCGGCATGATCAGCGCCTTCGCCGCGATCGCCGCGGCCACCACCGTCAACGCGAAGGTCGTGGCGGTCGGCATACAGGTGGCCCTTGTGACCACGGCCGGCGGCCTGATCGTGGCGGCGCCCACCCTTTTCTTTTATTATGTCTTCACCAACGCCATTCAGAACCTGTACACCCGATCCGAGGAGTACATCGCGTCGATAACCGGCGGCATGCCCAGGCTCTCCGATAAAATCATCAACGGAGACCACTCGTCATGA
- a CDS encoding heavy metal sensor histidine kinase, translating to MRLSLQARLIMLYTATMAVMIVAFFVFVYMNFSHAIFSSDINDRFDGNLAHYARGVAGNLSGKHGPFYSDIETYREDFDRLVDYDFFLRPSYGQVRDFPTSPADAPIMLIKNRSLARHFIPVGQGTLDRLKHEEYVIETMHDVLDFPIRVASIRFRDLDGQRYLLQIGMTMKDIQTTFRTVLIRSLLVGPLLLGIISLAGYLFVKRSFHPVREIVNLARRITAEDLSLRLKPASGGDAVADLTDTLNEMIARLERSFTQAKQFTDDVSHELRTPLTIMKGEIEVAMRQVRSGEEYRDTLESALEEVEKLERIVEDLLFLSRMDAGRINPGFGRIDLDRVILESCESLRFLARQKGVALEFGAFIQVVIDGDAGLLKRLFFNVLANALRHTPAGGEVTICCGESPDEPGKVMVSIGDNGTGIPAESLPRVFDRFYRVDASRSHSTGGTGLGLAIVKKILELHRGMVRVESEPGRGTVFFVFLPKTHNN from the coding sequence GTGAGGCTTTCATTACAGGCGCGACTGATCATGCTGTATACCGCCACCATGGCGGTCATGATCGTGGCGTTTTTCGTGTTCGTTTACATGAATTTTTCCCATGCGATTTTTTCCAGCGACATTAACGACCGCTTCGACGGCAATCTGGCCCACTACGCCCGAGGCGTGGCCGGGAATCTCTCCGGAAAACACGGACCTTTCTATTCCGATATCGAAACCTATCGCGAGGACTTCGACCGACTTGTCGATTATGACTTTTTTCTAAGGCCTTCCTACGGCCAGGTGCGGGACTTCCCCACGTCCCCCGCCGACGCACCCATCATGCTCATAAAGAACCGCTCCCTCGCCAGGCACTTCATTCCCGTCGGCCAGGGAACCCTTGACCGGTTGAAACATGAAGAATACGTCATCGAGACGATGCACGACGTCCTCGACTTTCCGATCCGCGTTGCGTCAATACGTTTCAGGGACCTCGACGGCCAGCGGTATTTATTACAGATAGGCATGACGATGAAGGACATCCAGACCACCTTCAGAACGGTACTGATACGCTCGCTGCTCGTCGGACCGCTCCTGCTGGGGATCATCTCGCTGGCGGGCTACCTGTTCGTAAAACGCTCCTTTCATCCGGTGCGGGAAATCGTCAACCTGGCAAGGCGCATAACGGCCGAGGACCTGTCCCTGCGCCTGAAACCGGCGAGCGGAGGCGATGCAGTGGCCGATCTTACCGATACACTCAACGAAATGATCGCCCGCCTCGAGCGCTCCTTTACACAGGCCAAACAGTTTACCGACGATGTGTCGCACGAATTGCGCACTCCTCTCACCATAATGAAGGGGGAGATCGAGGTGGCGATGCGGCAGGTGCGCAGCGGCGAGGAATACAGAGACACGCTCGAAAGCGCCCTCGAGGAGGTGGAAAAACTGGAGCGTATCGTCGAAGACCTCCTTTTTCTGTCGCGCATGGACGCCGGAAGGATAAACCCCGGGTTCGGCCGGATCGATCTCGACAGGGTGATACTGGAAAGCTGCGAGAGCCTGCGTTTTCTCGCCCGGCAGAAGGGTGTCGCCCTGGAATTCGGCGCCTTCATTCAGGTCGTCATCGACGGCGATGCCGGGCTTTTGAAGCGCCTTTTTTTCAACGTGCTGGCCAACGCGCTCCGGCATACTCCCGCGGGAGGAGAGGTGACGATCTGCTGCGGGGAATCGCCCGATGAACCGGGGAAGGTGATGGTCAGCATCGGCGACAACGGGACGGGAATTCCGGCCGAATCGCTTCCGCGGGTGTTCGATCGTTTCTACCGGGTCGACGCCTCCCGAAGCCACAGCACGGGCGGCACCGGACTGGGGCTGGCGATCGTAAAAAAAATACTCGAACTCCACCGCGGCATGGTACGAGTCGAGAGCGAACCGGGCCGGGGTACCGTTTTTTTCGTCTTTTTGCCGAAAACTCACAACAATTAA
- a CDS encoding biopolymer transporter ExbD — translation MSNRNLLVKILHRRERRRREAQGPAFESSSMADMAFLLLIFFIVTGSFVLRQGIFFSLPSRTAGSVQLHERQIVEVYPRNDGFGYESAVLDRDGFKKILIARSGAVKDGVLVIYMGKSVRYERLVDTLSVARESGMNRVSLKNADRGGRI, via the coding sequence ATGAGCAACCGGAACCTTCTGGTAAAAATACTGCACCGCCGCGAACGGCGACGCAGGGAGGCCCAGGGACCCGCGTTCGAATCCTCCTCCATGGCCGACATGGCCTTTTTACTGCTGATATTTTTCATCGTGACCGGATCATTCGTACTGCGCCAGGGCATATTCTTCTCGCTGCCCTCCAGGACCGCCGGATCGGTCCAGCTCCACGAACGTCAGATTGTCGAGGTGTACCCCCGGAACGACGGTTTCGGGTATGAGAGCGCCGTTCTGGACCGGGACGGATTTAAAAAAATACTCATCGCGCGGAGCGGTGCGGTGAAGGACGGCGTTCTGGTCATATACATGGGTAAAAGCGTCCGCTACGAACGCCTTGTGGACACGCTCAGCGTCGCCAGGGAGAGCGGGATGAACCGGGTCTCCCTGAAAAACGCCGACAGGGGAGGGCGGATATGA
- a CDS encoding response regulator transcription factor produces the protein MRILLVEDDPKVASFIQKGLKEEGYAVDTCSDGEDGAHWAVENEYDLIILDVMLPSMSGLEICRHVRSKSKPTPVLMLTARDSNDDIVSGLDSGADDYLTKPFSFDVLLARVRALLRRVQEYRTATLRLADLEMDPSRRRVARAGVDIRLTGKEYALLEYLMRNPGIVLSESRIIEHVWDMNHDSMTNTVNVYIHHLRNKIDRDDNRRLIHTIRGAGYMLSDTKADKP, from the coding sequence ATGAGAATACTCCTTGTAGAGGACGATCCAAAGGTGGCCTCCTTCATCCAGAAGGGTCTGAAGGAGGAGGGGTACGCGGTCGATACATGTTCCGACGGGGAGGACGGCGCCCACTGGGCCGTCGAGAATGAATACGACCTCATCATCCTGGACGTGATGCTGCCCTCCATGAGCGGTCTGGAGATATGCCGGCATGTCAGGTCGAAAAGTAAACCGACCCCCGTGCTCATGCTCACCGCGCGCGACTCCAACGACGACATCGTCAGCGGCCTTGATTCCGGCGCCGACGACTATCTCACCAAGCCCTTCTCATTCGACGTGCTCCTGGCCAGGGTTCGCGCCCTGCTCCGTCGGGTACAGGAATACAGGACGGCGACGCTCCGCCTGGCCGACCTCGAGATGGATCCGTCGAGGCGGCGGGTCGCACGGGCGGGCGTGGACATCCGGCTGACCGGGAAGGAATACGCCCTGCTGGAATACCTCATGCGAAACCCCGGCATCGTTTTGTCGGAATCGCGGATTATCGAGCATGTCTGGGACATGAACCACGATTCCATGACGAACACCGTCAACGTCTACATCCACCATCTCCGCAACAAAATAGACCGCGACGATAACCGGCGGCTCATCCACACCATACGGGGGGCCGGGTACATGCTGTCGGACACGAAGGCGGATAAACCATAA
- a CDS encoding TonB-dependent receptor, whose amino-acid sequence MVRLVKRKISARSWCIAAALLFMAPAAAQALTLRGTVYDDTKRQPVDFGTVIVLEARVKARTAENGSYTLQIPQPGEYTIMVQSEGLRQLKTKIRIDRDMVRDFRLGAISIRGAAITITGERDIQKVSRYTMTVKELKEVPASFGDSISALTSLPGVIRTDGFFGPLVIRGGLDRNNNYFIDDIPIYSPLHFGGLHSVINNNLMSEIDLFSSAFPARFGSANAAVISVNTVDSVKEFGGYADIGLISASGLVQTPILKTKDGKPYFPSPTGYIDKEETENAGYLIVSGRYGYLSLLVPTMYYLITGDKLESVPDYWDYQVKAKYYLNNRNSISVLLMGSKDYFVFAEEDEFEENEDPLLDGLEFKTDKMAHGQGLYYTWQPNERISNRLIAYGSLTKSYTYANLPSDGVAPVWKDINITSLPYVFGLKDRVKFQLIEKILEIRGGPEYTVYHFTARGKTLQNNALNDGWDPADPDQFTPILLDEDTTNQTVGGYIEAKLTIGGLTFAPGYRAEYLDRSKELTSDPRGMLSYEFPTRTTLSVAAGKYSYFFQTNPNLFDYMPHLAKIGEELESEKALHRVAGIEQAIGMWTIKMEGFYNNYWDLAESYPHTTSEGEYLVGLTSGKLKAYGLEVLIKKDLREDHNGVFGWANYTYTQSKYKSGLPTEDGYDGVPTNLAGDEWGDTYIDSDYEQEHAFKLVLGYRHNRHQLSGKFQYYTSMPYYPIVGADPDPDYLAATGRNRYVPIYGTPNSARFEADHRLDLRYTYKINHSWGYISWYIELINVYNHQPKTTQEWDYRYTDSDSNPKIVETEGLTIIPNFGVEVKF is encoded by the coding sequence ATGGTACGATTAGTGAAGCGAAAAATTTCCGCACGCTCGTGGTGTATCGCGGCGGCGCTGCTTTTCATGGCGCCGGCCGCGGCGCAGGCGCTCACGCTCCGCGGCACGGTCTACGACGACACCAAGCGCCAGCCGGTTGATTTCGGCACCGTCATCGTGCTCGAGGCCCGGGTAAAGGCGCGCACGGCCGAGAATGGAAGCTACACGCTGCAGATTCCACAGCCGGGCGAATACACGATCATGGTGCAGTCGGAAGGGCTTCGGCAGCTTAAAACGAAGATCAGGATAGACCGCGACATGGTGCGGGATTTCCGCCTGGGCGCCATCAGCATAAGAGGCGCCGCGATCACCATCACGGGCGAACGCGACATCCAGAAGGTGTCGCGCTATACCATGACGGTGAAGGAGCTGAAAGAGGTACCGGCCTCATTCGGCGATTCCATCAGCGCGCTGACCTCGCTGCCGGGGGTCATCCGCACCGACGGCTTCTTCGGCCCGCTGGTGATACGGGGAGGACTGGACCGCAACAATAACTATTTCATCGACGACATTCCCATCTACTCGCCGCTGCATTTCGGGGGACTGCATTCCGTCATCAATAACAATCTCATGAGCGAGATAGACCTGTTTTCGTCCGCCTTCCCGGCCCGGTTCGGCTCGGCGAACGCGGCGGTGATCAGCGTCAACACAGTCGACAGCGTGAAAGAGTTCGGCGGATACGCCGATATCGGCCTCATCTCGGCATCGGGCCTGGTGCAGACGCCCATACTGAAAACGAAGGACGGGAAGCCGTATTTCCCCTCGCCCACAGGATACATCGACAAGGAAGAGACCGAGAACGCCGGCTATCTCATCGTCTCCGGCCGGTACGGGTATCTCTCGCTCCTGGTCCCCACCATGTATTATCTCATAACGGGCGACAAGCTGGAAAGCGTCCCCGACTACTGGGATTATCAGGTAAAGGCGAAATACTACCTGAATAACCGTAACTCCATCTCCGTGCTCTTAATGGGAAGCAAGGACTATTTCGTGTTCGCCGAGGAGGACGAGTTTGAAGAAAACGAGGATCCGCTGCTGGACGGTCTCGAATTCAAGACCGACAAGATGGCGCACGGTCAGGGTCTCTATTACACCTGGCAGCCCAACGAGCGGATATCGAACCGGCTTATCGCCTATGGCTCGCTGACAAAATCGTATACCTACGCAAACCTCCCCTCCGACGGGGTGGCTCCGGTCTGGAAGGATATCAACATCACCTCGCTGCCGTATGTATTCGGCCTGAAGGATCGCGTTAAATTCCAACTTATCGAGAAGATTCTGGAAATCCGCGGCGGCCCGGAATACACGGTGTACCATTTCACGGCCCGGGGTAAAACCCTCCAGAACAATGCGCTGAACGACGGATGGGACCCGGCCGATCCCGACCAGTTCACTCCCATACTGCTGGATGAAGACACCACCAACCAGACCGTCGGCGGATACATCGAGGCGAAACTTACGATCGGCGGCCTCACCTTCGCACCCGGCTACCGCGCCGAGTACCTGGACCGCTCCAAAGAGCTCACCTCGGACCCGCGGGGAATGCTGAGCTACGAATTCCCCACCCGCACCACGCTGTCGGTTGCCGCGGGCAAATACAGCTATTTCTTCCAGACCAATCCGAATCTCTTCGATTACATGCCGCACCTCGCGAAGATCGGCGAGGAGCTGGAGTCGGAGAAAGCCCTGCACCGCGTCGCCGGCATCGAACAGGCGATCGGGATGTGGACGATAAAGATGGAAGGTTTCTACAACAACTATTGGGACCTGGCCGAGTCCTACCCTCACACGACAAGCGAGGGAGAATATCTCGTAGGCCTTACCAGCGGAAAGTTAAAGGCCTACGGCCTCGAGGTGCTGATCAAAAAGGATTTACGCGAAGACCATAACGGCGTCTTCGGATGGGCAAACTACACCTACACGCAGTCCAAGTACAAATCGGGCCTTCCCACCGAGGACGGGTATGACGGTGTTCCCACTAACCTGGCGGGCGACGAATGGGGCGACACCTATATCGATTCGGACTACGAGCAGGAGCACGCATTCAAGCTGGTGCTGGGCTACCGGCACAACCGCCACCAGTTGAGCGGCAAGTTCCAGTATTACACGTCGATGCCGTATTATCCTATCGTGGGCGCCGATCCTGACCCTGACTATTTGGCTGCAACCGGCAGGAATCGATACGTGCCGATATACGGCACTCCCAACAGCGCGCGTTTCGAGGCCGACCACCGGCTCGATCTGCGCTACACGTATAAGATCAACCACTCGTGGGGATATATCTCGTGGTACATAGAGCTCATCAACGTCTACAACCATCAGCCCAAAACGACCCAGGAATGGGACTACCGGTACACCGACAGCGACAGCAACCCGAAGATCGTAGAGACCGAGGGGCTCACCATCATCCCCAACTTCGGCGTGGAGGTGAAGTTCTGA
- a CDS encoding AEC family transporter: protein MTLQASFILLQILIVVPFAAGWALRRRFARPEEFTRKLILYNLISVEPALVLWSTWGLAPARDLAVLPLAGLLLAAAGWLLGVPIGTALGLSGRRRTAFHITSSLANHGFTMGGFVCFMLLGEKGLGLSFIFTAYFMPFIFLVVFPYANSARRGGTGFARLAREFIRNPRNMPLYAILVSVLFHTLGVPRPDFAFPLEALIAVSMSVYYFTLGMSFYPGEVRGAMRENACVALLKFVVVPALAALVLGMLPLDPAVRAVIQIQAFMPAAVYSVITAVLYDLDAPFASGVFVVNTLLFLAVVLPLIFLLRSAFVPA, encoded by the coding sequence ATGACGCTCCAGGCGTCGTTCATACTGCTGCAGATCCTGATCGTTGTGCCGTTTGCCGCGGGATGGGCCCTGCGCCGGCGCTTCGCGCGCCCGGAAGAATTTACTCGGAAACTCATCCTCTATAACCTCATTTCAGTCGAACCGGCCCTCGTTCTCTGGAGCACCTGGGGCCTGGCCCCCGCCCGGGACCTGGCCGTCCTTCCGCTCGCCGGGCTCCTCCTCGCCGCGGCCGGCTGGCTTCTTGGCGTGCCCATCGGCACGGCGCTCGGCCTTTCCGGAAGGCGCAGGACCGCGTTCCATATCACCTCTTCGCTCGCCAATCACGGCTTCACCATGGGCGGCTTCGTGTGCTTCATGCTTCTCGGCGAAAAGGGGCTGGGCCTTTCCTTCATCTTCACCGCGTACTTCATGCCTTTCATCTTTCTTGTCGTGTTTCCCTACGCTAACAGCGCGCGCCGGGGAGGGACCGGATTCGCCCGTCTCGCGCGCGAATTCATCCGCAACCCGAGGAACATGCCGCTGTACGCGATTCTGGTCTCGGTCCTTTTTCACACGCTGGGAGTCCCGCGCCCGGACTTCGCGTTTCCGCTTGAAGCGCTCATAGCAGTCTCCATGAGCGTCTATTATTTTACGCTGGGCATGAGCTTTTATCCCGGAGAGGTGCGCGGCGCCATGCGCGAGAACGCGTGCGTGGCGCTCCTCAAATTCGTCGTCGTGCCCGCGCTCGCGGCGCTCGTCCTCGGGATGTTGCCCCTCGACCCGGCCGTGCGGGCGGTGATCCAGATACAGGCGTTCATGCCGGCCGCCGTCTACTCGGTCATTACGGCCGTGCTCTACGATCTCGACGCGCCCTTCGCCTCGGGTGTCTTCGTGGTGAATACCCTTCTCTTCCTCGCGGTCGTTCTTCCCCTCATCTTCCTGCTGCGGAGTGCGTTCGTCCCGGCGTGA